The following DNA comes from Meleagris gallopavo isolate NT-WF06-2002-E0010 breed Aviagen turkey brand Nicholas breeding stock chromosome 13, Turkey_5.1, whole genome shotgun sequence.
CTCCCTAATGCCTCCATGAAGTTGCATaactctgctgctgtctgtgtgtgtcCGTGTGGGAGGCTGGTCGCAGTGCCTGCAGGATCCCCTGggctctgagctgctctgcctgagAATGGCACAGGCTGAAAGTGGAACCCAAGGGTCACTTCATGAAGCCTTGCTTCACAACAATGTCATGGGACTGTGGTAGGActtaagaaatggaaaaatgaaagctgaaaatcAGATTGAAAAATTAATATAGGCCTTGATTCATCTCGGTGCTTAAATACATGCCTAATGTCCAGTGAGTCAAGGTTCTGCACATCTGCTTACAAACCAAGGACCCGTGAGCTGATGTTTGTGCAGACTTGACCTTGTCTTGGTGGAAGTTTCCACTAACTGCATTCATAGCTCCTAAAAGGTTGAATAATAAAAGATCATCTGGAATATCCCATGAAGTAGTACTTTTCACTTCAGTATAgtcctgttgttttcttctggctAAACCTGGATCTGCCAAGAGGGACATCTCCCATTTGCATTAGGAAATCACTCCCACTGCCTTTAGCAATCATTCCTCTCATTTTTTGCCATTTATACCTTTGAATACTTCTAAGTTGTCGTTTTATTttcaacagtatttttttctagaaaagcCATCAGCATTATTCAACAACTACAAAACACCATCTCACATGTTCAAtaagttttttattatttttaaaataagtatatGAAAAAGTTCGAAAAGTTCTCCTGTCTAGTATGAAATGTTTACAGTTCTCAGACTGCAATTGCATTTCAAGCAAATTCTCTTGCAAACACTATGTATCTTACAATAGCAGTGCAATTTCTTGTTTAGAGACAGATCATCTGACTACAGGCAAACTTGGAAAGCTTTCACATATAGAGCTTTTATTTTAGCTTATTAGTGACCTTAGATACAGAACTCTGATTTATTGAGGCTTCTAAAGTATGCCTGGATGATGAGCATTGTATAAATAACACAGGTGCGTAGCCCTGAAAAAATCCTTCCTAATGCTTGGCTCAAGGTGTTGCAAAGAACGTCGGAAACtcaaaggcaaataaaataacaaatgtttttGTGCCAACAGAAGCTGTTTAGTTTGCTCTGCATTCAATATTAGGTATTCAGCAAGATACATAACTGGCAGAGACAAAGCTGAATCTTATCATTAGTCCTACTGaatgaatatttattaatgAATAAACTTCTGACTTTTGACATTCTCAAAGCCTCCACCTCTGTAGTGatgtgctggagccagctgcATTGGCTTGTGCTGCTTTTTATACATCTCCTGGCAGAGAAAAATAGCGGCATAACGcattttgttgctttgctttgtgtgttATGCTGACATACATCTGTATCCTATTCTTGGGAACGCTTTAGAGAGAGGCTCAGTTCCCTGTGTAAATGTATTTGATGGGTGATACTGGCTCCTCCAGGATCAAGCTGTCTGTCTCATTGAAGGTGTCACTTTCAGCAGAGTGATTGGCATTTTTAGCTCGGTTCATCCGAGACTGCAGTCGTTCGTGTTCCTTCCTCAGCTCCGAGTAGGAATGGGAGAAAGTGTGGAATATTGATGTTGCAGGGAAAGACATGATGAGAATGCCACTGAGgatgctgctcagagccaccATCTGACCTGGGACGCTCCGTGGCACCATGTCTCCATACCCCACGGTGGTCATGGAGATGATAGCCCACCAGTAGGAGGCAGGTATGCTCGTGAATTCAAGTACCTTGCCGGATTCGTTCTCGGCAAGATAGaccaaaggagaaaacagagtGACAGCCACGCATAGGAAGAGTAAAAGCAGGCCGAATTCTCGTGTGCACCTCCGAACGGTGAGGCCCAAGGTCTGCAAGCCCAAGGAGTGCCGGGCAAGGCGCATGACATACAGGATCCTCAAGGCACGTAAAACACGTAGCACCAACCCAACCTTCTCCAAATAAGTGTTGCTGCTTGGCCTGTCATCCGTTTCACTTGAGTCGTCCTCTGCCAAGATGAGGGAAACATAATAGGGTGAAATAGCCAAGAAATCAATGATGTTTAGGGGCCCTTTGAAGAACTGACACTTGCTCCTTGCTTGAATGAATCGGAGGCAGAACTCCAGAGAAAACCAAGCCACGCAGATGGTCTCTATGACGAAGATGTAATAGCACTTCTGGGAACACTCACCctgacacacacaaaaaaaggagaattaaaTAAAGGAACAGTCTGCAAAACAGCATACGAAAACATCAGAGGAGCAGAAATGCTTATCAACTCAAGTCACCACTATCAGAAATAACCAAATCCCAGCTAGCAGGTAGCTGTTTTTCAATGATATATGGGGGGTACTAAGCACATGAAATGTCTAGATGAACAAACGTACTGCAtgcttgttttatttgcttcttcCAAATGAATGAAGCTCTTCTGTGAGTCTGAGAAAGGCTCAACTCGCCCTAAAGtctgcacacacagcagtaAGTTCCAAATCAGTCCGACTTCCAGCTTTCAAAAAATGTCTATTTGAACTTGACTGATTTATAAGTCTGCACAAAAATTAGTGTGTCTTCAAAAGAAAGATTAATACTTGAATGTCTGCAAACTTCTGGTACTGTTTAATGCGTGGTGCTTTTGCAAATGTTATGTACTCTGGTGCAATTAAAAGTGGCTCAGAGTTATTCATTAAGTCATCTGGATCCTTGGCTCAGTTACACCATATACAAATCACGTTTCTTTCTAtatgaacaaatattttatagctccaatctgaaagaaaataaatacccCTCTGGTAGGCAAAACTTGCCTTGAAGAATCCTCTCCCTGTATCAAGACCCCATGCTGTGAGCAGTACTTTCCCTGTTTTTGTTATCAGAGGAATTGCTTTTTACGTCCTCACaatcactgttttttttgtgtttttttttttaattttcctgaacttaaaaaatgaaattgctttcGGTCTGTTGCAGTGAAATGAGGaggaaaatgtaaattaattCCTGATTATTTTGGTAAACAAGAGAATGCAGGAGCAGTTCCTGATACAGTATTATCCATTCTCAGCCACATTTCACAAGCAGTATTGATTAAAAGCTCTGCAGGAAACACATACCCCTGTTACTAATTAAAGTTGTCCCAGTGTTCAGTTACACTCTGCATTACAATGTGATGTTTTTTGAGTGTCCCTTTGCATTGAATTACAGCTTGGGAGAGAGCAGCTCTCTTTGTTCAGGAACTGTTTATATGCTATAGCTCTGGCATTCTCACATGTTAGAATCATTGGCTGAGACTCCTCAAAGAAAACTGTAATGCAGCCTGTATGTTATagttattattgttgttattttacCTGGCTTGGCCTTCAGAACAACGTAGCTCTGTAGCACTCCTTGGGGATTTCCATCTTTCTGCACAGTAGAATGTCAAAATCATAATTTTTCGCTTAAAAACAATCTCAGAGACTCAGTCCTGCTACAGTTGTGTGTGGGTGATGAGGTTGTAGCCCTGTTTGAAGCCGTTGCCCTGACAGAGCCCGGAGTGCTGAGGTGTTCGCGTTGTTGCTGACTTGGCTTGATAAGATTGCCTGTGATCAGCAGTTGTGCTATGAGGTGCTCACTTTGTCTCAGCTCTGAGTTGCTTGTACAGTGCAGCCTGGACTCTGCACACACCCACCTCTGGTCACATTACTGAATTATTCATCGTTACCATCAagatttattttaccttttgttAACAGGGCTGCATTTCCATTACATCTGCTACTTATCCACCTTTACACATCTGCAGAGACACTGCTTTCAGATCATAGTGTACCTTTCCCTATTCCTTCCTTcgaaaatgcaagaaaaaaattgtttgctgGGAATTTTAACTGTTAAGACCTAGGAGTAAATCTAGATCTGAACTAAACATGCAGTGTCACAGTGCGGCATGGTAAGAGCTGGTTAGGAGCTTTATTCTCTCCATCCTCAGTTATTTATGTATGGAGAAGGCAATTTGCGCAATCAGCTTCCCAAAGGCATGTTTGTTTTTGAACAGAACATCCTTCAAAGCAAACTTTTCATGAACGTTactgtgcattttattttccttttgtgcaCAGTTGTGGATGTAAAGGATGGTGAGTTCTCCCCTGTTAGCacactttgtcttttttatacGCTTTGCAAAAGACACTTGAGAAATGTATATGTAGAAGTATATCATTCAAATCAGCCTATTGGTCTCTTTTTCTGCTGAGGAAAACAGGAGTTGCAGTATAGTATCACCATCAGCCTCTGACACTGACTTATGCAGTGAATTCTTGGCTTTGTGGTTTCTTGGTTTCTTTTNNNNNNNNNNNNNNNNNNNNNNNNNNNNNNNNNNNNNNNNNNNNNNNNNNNNNNNNNNNNNNNNNNNNNNNNNNNNNNNNNNNNNNNNNNNNNNNNNNNNTTTTTTTGgaagatggaagaagaaagatatGTTTGCTTCAGACATGCCTACGTGTTACGAAGGCACGCTGCAAACCAACCCTGTTTATTTCAGAGGGAACTGATTTATCCATGCAGTACAGTAGTTCTGTATGGAGGTAACTCATTCAAACTCTGTAAATAACACAGCTGGGCTATCATCTCCCACCAGTGCTATTTCACCCCATTACACAGTAGCTATACCATTGGTTAGTCAATCTCTATACAGCATCTCATACAAACGTTTCATACCTCGGCCTCTCTATTGCCAGAGTCTGAAAAGAGAGTGGAAGACCCAGAGTCTGTAGGATTTGATGAGAACAGGCTCACTGATGTCACATTGGGAGATAAATTTTATCCAGTGTACTTGTATGAGAATACCTGTATTTATTATGTATAACGTGTGAGAGGGTTTATATGGAATATCCTGACACCAGTCATTCTGATGATTCTTGATTCTTTTGAATATCCCATTCAGAAGTAGCAAATATTGGGACAGTAAGACGGGAAGATATACTAAATACCAAGGCCAGTTTCTGTTTCTCCAGTATTTTGGATAATTTCAGACCTCGGAGTGCTCTGTGTCCAAAAAGCTGGTGGAATAACACAGTAATTTCAGCTACCATATTCTTTCCAAAATACCTGTACTTGTGTGCAGTGGTAGATCTCACATTTGCTGTTGTTGCCGGCTTCCCTTCGGACGTTAACTCCTTCCAGTGAACTGTCAACATGCAGGCCAAATATTCTGATCCATGAGAGGTGTTTTGCATAAATGGCCAATAAGGGAGTTTCTGTGGCACAACAGCTTCTATATATTGCCTCTCACTGAACAAAGCAAACATATTTGGGAAATTCTTGTGATCAATGactgcaaagcagaacaaaaacattcCTCTGTTTCTCTAAACAGTAACCAGAGCAGAATTCTGGGCCATTTTCATATCAAATTTATCACtgacttctttcttcttctgtaccATGGTGTAGTAGAACTTATAAAAGCTCCAGACCAATGCAGCACTGACCATGAGTGTTGGGAAAGATGAGCTTTTATTTATAACTGGACACAAATTGCTGTGGGGTGGGATTTTTCAACATAACCTGAGATGCTTTGCACTATTATGGCATCAGCCAGTACTGACTGTCACGGACTTGGTGGGAGATCAGTTAGAACAAAGCTAGCAGTCTGAGTATCCAACACTTCATACATCCTGCAGATTTACTTCTGAGCAATGCAAGAATTTATCAGAATTTATGGAACATGTCTCCAGCTGAATTTCTACAACGCATGgcataaatgtaataaaaagaGTGCCTGGTATTGATCATACGTATGAAAAGAACATTAGGTTCAGCAATGAAGGACACAGTGATTTGTATGTAACAAGCTATATACTGAGCCTGATGGCTGAAATATTGAATGATTTCTTAGATTTATAAACCACCTCAAAGAGGTAAAGTGGCCATTTCAAAGTTCCATAGCACCCGAGATAATAAGCAATTCATAGTTCCTTTTCATTATTGCTTTCTGCTGTATAAGGTAATGGTTCATTTTTGGGGCTCTATTATGTACTGGGATATTTATAATAATACAGTGAAAACTCTCATTTTAGGATGCTTTTACTAAAACCTCTTtagatatgaaagaaaaaaaaaggctgataaTAAAAAGTAAGAATAAAAAGTTTGCTGAGTCTCATCGACCCAGTGCCCATCCTGACAACCTGAGAAACAAAAGCTTAAGCAAAATGGATCTCTGTAGAAACAGTGAGAGAAAGTTGTATTACTAATAGTGGGAAACATTGGGGTTCCAGAAAGCTTTACAGCAGCTTTCATGCAGTACCTTCTTTTGCTAGGATCAGAGGTTCAGGAATTCAGCACCCACTGATGCCAGGGTGATGTGTGGCATCTAAATCTCAATTGCACAGGTGAGTTTACAGGAGTGAAATTTATTCCCCAACTGTGCATTCAAGTTAAATAAGCTTGAGATATGTGCCACTCACTAGATAAGATAAATAAGGTAAATTTCCAGCCAATTGCCCTCTTAGTTGACCAGAAAACATTAGTTACAGCATAATGACATCTAGGATAGTAAATAAAACCAGATCTCAAAATTATGCAGCACTGTCATATTTTACAACAGACATAAATCTCATCTTATGAAAATAATGTCTGTACAGGCACCAATAATGGTAGCAATGCCCAGAGTGGCATTGCTCCCTTGTGGATTAAATACCTCGTCCATCCACCTTGGTTTTCAGATGCATTGTACTTGGTTGCACTTcatagacaagaaaaaaagttattattaTAAACTCATTTATATATAACTAGATGAGAGCTGTTCTCATGCCCTCaggacctgctctgcactggcCATTTGTGACCCACTTGGTTGCAATCTGAAgcattttataattaaaatatgcTAGGGAAAACCTGTTCTGAATCATGACCTGATCG
Coding sequences within:
- the KCNG4 gene encoding potassium voltage-gated channel subfamily G member 4, which codes for MPILSGGSDQDYSNISYASCNSLSHFFPVSVETPSVKGVHYQRARRIYRPDQASAVDLKTEIMINVGGIKYLLPWSTLDEFPLTRLSKLKFCSSYEEIIQLCDDYDEDTHEFFFDRNPNAFGMIVSFLAAGKLMLLRDMCALSFQEELRYWGIEESNLENCCFRKLFQKLQELAEVRKEEELRRSKEAACVLDEKTKFGQFMNRLRDMVENPQSGLPGKVFACLSILFVATTAISLCVSTMPDLRAEEDRGECSQKCYYIFVIETICVAWFSLEFCLRFIQARSKCQFFKGPLNIIDFLAISPYYVSLILAEDDSSETDDRPSSNTYLEKVGLVLRVLRALRILYVMRLARHSLGLQTLGLTVRRCTREFGLLLLFLCVAVTLFSPLVYLAENESGKVLEFTSIPASYWWAIISMTTVGYGDMVPRSVPGQMVALSSILSGILIMSFPATSIFHTFSHSYSELRKEHERLQSRMNRAKNANHSAESDTFNETDSLILEEPVSPIKYIYTGN